A section of the Streptomyces sp. NBC_00178 genome encodes:
- a CDS encoding NAD(P)H-dependent oxidoreductase subunit E, with the protein MDLRYTDAVPSDAEREAVDALLGPPPSGWEGGAERTDEDLRWAKGGASAARDRRDQLLPALHTVNDRVGWISEGALNYICRRLTVPPAEAYGVATFYAMFSVRPRPAKVLHVCTDLACAARGSAAVCTDLTDRLGPPGTPAEGAVWQESPCLGLCERAPAALLLQAGAEPSGAEPSGADGNTDAGSGSGSGSGETFRHSAVVAPATASALVAAARSPLDAPAEPSPAAAVPQAGDPALVLLRRVGTVDPASLDDYRAAGGYSALRRAFALGPAGVIREVLDAGLVGRGGAAFPTGRKWQATAQQADGPHYLVCNADESEPGTFKDRVLMEGDPYALIEAMTVAGYAIGARQGYIYLRGEYPRAHERLAHALTSARTRGLLGPDVLGQGYAFDIEIRRGAGAYICGEETAIFNSIEGQRGEPRSKPPFPVEKGLFGKPTAVNNVETLVNVLPILEHGAAAYAATGTETSTGTKLFCVSGQVARPGVYELPFGANLRDLLDLAGPPERLRAVLLGGAAGGFVRPDELDVPLTFEGTRAAGTTLGSGVVLVLDDTVELPRVLLRIAEFFRDESCGQCVPCRVGTVRQEEALHRIVDRTGAAAAEDIALMREVGQAMRDASICGLGQTAWNAVESAIDRLGVYK; encoded by the coding sequence ATGGACCTGAGGTACACCGACGCCGTCCCCTCCGACGCCGAACGCGAGGCGGTCGACGCCCTGTTGGGGCCACCGCCGTCCGGCTGGGAGGGCGGCGCCGAGCGGACGGACGAGGACCTGCGCTGGGCGAAGGGTGGCGCGTCCGCCGCCAGGGACCGGCGCGACCAGCTGCTGCCGGCGCTGCACACGGTGAACGACCGCGTGGGCTGGATCAGTGAGGGCGCGCTGAACTACATCTGCCGACGGCTGACGGTGCCGCCCGCCGAGGCCTACGGCGTGGCGACGTTCTACGCCATGTTCTCGGTACGCCCCCGGCCTGCGAAGGTGCTCCACGTCTGCACGGACCTGGCCTGCGCGGCCCGCGGATCGGCGGCCGTGTGCACGGACCTGACCGACCGGCTGGGTCCGCCGGGCACCCCGGCCGAGGGTGCGGTCTGGCAGGAGAGCCCCTGCCTGGGGCTGTGCGAACGGGCACCGGCGGCGCTGCTCCTGCAGGCCGGCGCGGAGCCTTCCGGCGCAGAGCCTTCCGGCGCAGACGGAAACACAGACGCAGGCTCCGGCTCCGGCTCCGGCTCCGGCGAAACCTTCCGCCACAGCGCCGTGGTCGCCCCCGCCACCGCATCCGCCCTGGTCGCCGCGGCACGCTCACCCCTGGACGCGCCCGCGGAGCCCTCCCCCGCCGCCGCGGTGCCCCAGGCCGGGGACCCCGCCCTCGTCCTCCTCAGGCGCGTCGGCACCGTGGACCCCGCTTCCCTGGACGACTACCGCGCCGCCGGCGGCTACTCCGCCCTGCGCCGCGCCTTCGCGCTCGGTCCGGCCGGAGTGATCCGCGAGGTACTCGACGCCGGGCTCGTGGGCCGGGGCGGTGCCGCGTTCCCCACCGGACGCAAGTGGCAGGCCACCGCCCAGCAGGCGGACGGCCCGCACTACCTGGTGTGCAACGCGGACGAGAGCGAGCCCGGCACCTTCAAGGACCGGGTGCTGATGGAGGGCGACCCGTACGCCCTGATCGAGGCCATGACGGTCGCCGGGTACGCCATCGGCGCCCGGCAGGGCTACATCTACCTGCGCGGTGAGTACCCCCGCGCCCATGAACGGCTCGCCCACGCGCTGACCTCCGCCCGCACCCGGGGACTGCTCGGCCCCGACGTGCTCGGGCAGGGCTACGCCTTCGACATCGAGATCCGGCGGGGAGCGGGTGCCTACATCTGCGGCGAGGAGACCGCGATCTTCAACTCGATCGAGGGACAGCGCGGTGAGCCGCGCTCCAAGCCGCCCTTCCCCGTGGAGAAGGGCCTCTTCGGCAAGCCGACCGCGGTCAACAACGTCGAGACGCTCGTGAACGTGCTGCCGATCCTGGAACACGGGGCCGCCGCCTACGCGGCGACGGGGACGGAGACGTCCACCGGGACCAAGCTGTTCTGCGTCTCCGGACAGGTGGCCCGCCCCGGCGTCTACGAACTGCCCTTCGGCGCGAACCTCAGGGACCTGCTCGACCTCGCGGGGCCGCCCGAACGCCTGCGGGCCGTGCTGCTCGGCGGCGCGGCGGGCGGCTTCGTGCGCCCCGACGAACTGGACGTCCCGCTCACGTTCGAGGGAACGCGCGCCGCGGGGACGACACTCGGTTCGGGTGTCGTCCTGGTCCTGGACGACACGGTGGAACTCCCCCGTGTGCTCCTGCGCATCGCGGAGTTCTTCCGCGACGAGTCGTGCGGCCAGTGCGTGCCCTGCCGGGTGGGCACGGTGCGGCAGGAGGAGGCCCTGCACCGGATCGTGGACCGGACGGGCGCGGCCGCCGCCGAGGACATCGCGCTCATGCGGGAGGTGGGGCAGGCCATGCGGGACGCCTCGATCTGCGGTCTGGGCCAGACCGCGTGGAACGCCGTGGAATCCGCCATCGACCGTCTGGGGGTCTACAAGTGA
- a CDS encoding molybdopterin oxidoreductase family protein, protein MTSDRTGGRKPGGKRGGRQPKTYERLTHPLVRSDDGVLRRASWDEALTRAAEGFRRTRDAYGPDAFAMLSCARATNEMNYVAQKFTRVVMGTNNVDSCNRTCHAPSVAGLSAAFGSGGGTSSYEEVEHTDLIVMWGSNARFAHPIFFQHVLKGIRNGARMHAVDPRRTSTAEWAESWLGLDVGTDIPLAHAIGREIIHAGLVNRAFVDRATSGYEEYAALVEPWTLSAAEKVTGVPAEAIRDLAHAYATAERAQLCWTLGITEHHNGTDNVRALINLSLLTGHVGRYGSGVQPLRGQNNVQGGGDMGAIPNRLPGFQDILDPPVRRKFELSWDTVIQPRYGKTLTEMFEAMETGDLRAVYCIGENPAQSEADSDQAVRRLRALDHLVVQDIFLTKTAELADVVLPATAAWAETDGTTTNSERRVQRVRAALTPPGEAREDIDIICAMAGRLGHDWKFEDAETVWNELRSLSPDHFGMTYERLAEHQGLQWPCPDTEKLPSGFLHARLWETDPERRGRAAPFGLVQHDPPVDLTDEVYPLRLTTGRRLDSYNTGVQSGSYASPLRRGEYIELCPEDAAAYGVERGEEVRVSSRRGSVTAPVWIDPALRPGLAFMTMHFPDEVDTNQLTIEANCPIAGTAEFKASAVRIEKLVPAWT, encoded by the coding sequence ATGACCAGCGACCGCACAGGCGGCAGGAAACCCGGCGGAAAGCGCGGGGGCCGGCAGCCGAAGACGTACGAACGCCTCACCCACCCCCTCGTCCGCTCCGATGACGGCGTGCTGCGCCGCGCGAGCTGGGACGAGGCCCTGACCAGGGCGGCGGAGGGCTTCCGGCGCACCCGGGACGCCTACGGACCCGATGCCTTCGCGATGCTGTCCTGCGCACGCGCCACGAACGAGATGAACTACGTGGCGCAGAAGTTCACCCGGGTCGTGATGGGCACGAACAACGTGGACTCGTGCAACCGGACGTGCCATGCGCCGAGCGTGGCCGGGCTCTCCGCCGCCTTCGGTTCCGGCGGAGGCACCTCGTCCTACGAGGAGGTGGAGCACACCGACCTGATCGTGATGTGGGGCTCCAACGCCCGCTTCGCACACCCGATCTTCTTCCAGCACGTGCTGAAGGGCATCCGCAACGGGGCCCGCATGCACGCCGTCGACCCGCGCCGCACCTCGACCGCCGAGTGGGCGGAGAGCTGGCTCGGCCTCGACGTCGGCACCGACATCCCGCTGGCCCACGCCATCGGCCGCGAGATCATCCACGCCGGGCTGGTCAACCGCGCCTTCGTCGACCGCGCGACCAGTGGATACGAGGAGTACGCGGCCCTCGTCGAACCCTGGACACTGAGCGCCGCCGAGAAGGTCACCGGGGTCCCGGCCGAGGCGATCCGCGACCTCGCCCACGCCTATGCCACGGCCGAACGGGCCCAGCTCTGCTGGACCTTGGGAATCACCGAGCACCACAACGGCACCGACAACGTCCGCGCGCTGATCAACCTCAGCCTGCTCACCGGCCATGTCGGACGCTACGGCTCCGGGGTCCAGCCCCTGCGCGGACAGAACAACGTGCAGGGCGGCGGCGACATGGGAGCCATCCCCAACCGGCTGCCCGGCTTCCAGGACATCCTCGACCCGCCCGTACGGCGCAAGTTCGAGCTGTCCTGGGACACCGTCATCCAGCCGAGGTACGGCAAGACGCTGACCGAGATGTTCGAGGCGATGGAGACCGGTGATCTGCGGGCGGTGTACTGCATCGGGGAGAACCCCGCGCAGTCGGAGGCCGACAGCGACCAGGCGGTCCGGCGGCTGCGGGCCCTGGACCACCTCGTGGTGCAGGACATCTTCCTGACGAAGACCGCCGAACTGGCCGACGTCGTCCTGCCGGCCACGGCCGCCTGGGCCGAGACCGACGGCACCACCACCAACAGCGAGCGCCGGGTGCAGCGGGTCCGCGCCGCGCTCACCCCGCCGGGCGAGGCCCGCGAGGACATCGACATCATCTGCGCGATGGCCGGACGCCTGGGCCACGACTGGAAGTTCGAGGATGCCGAGACCGTCTGGAACGAGCTGCGCTCCCTGTCCCCCGACCACTTCGGCATGACGTACGAGCGGCTCGCCGAGCACCAGGGCCTCCAGTGGCCGTGCCCCGACACGGAGAAGCTGCCGTCGGGCTTCCTGCACGCGAGGCTCTGGGAGACCGATCCGGAGCGGCGCGGCCGGGCCGCCCCGTTCGGCCTGGTGCAGCACGACCCGCCGGTCGATCTCACCGACGAGGTCTACCCGCTGCGGCTGACCACGGGACGGCGCCTCGACTCGTACAACACGGGTGTGCAGAGCGGGAGTTATGCCTCTCCGCTGCGCCGTGGCGAGTACATCGAGCTCTGCCCGGAGGACGCGGCGGCCTACGGCGTCGAGCGCGGCGAGGAGGTGCGGGTCTCGTCACGCCGGGGCAGCGTCACCGCTCCGGTGTGGATCGACCCGGCGCTGCGCCCCGGCCTGGCGTTCATGACCATGCACTTCCCCGACGAGGTCGACACGAACCAGCTGACCATCGAGGCGAACTGCCCGATCGCGGGCACCGCCGAGTTCAAGGCCTCCGCCGTACGGATAGAGAAGCTGGTGCCCGCATGGACCTGA
- a CDS encoding 2-dehydropantoate 2-reductase, with amino-acid sequence MFCRLDTLARSSHRTESPVKVAVVGAGAIGAYVGAALHRAGAEVHLIARGPHLAAMRRDGVRVLSPRGDFTARPAATDDPSGVGPVDYVFLGLKANSYAASGPLVHPLMHKDTAVIAAQNGIPWWYFHGLAGPYTGRRLDSVDPAGSVSATLPPERAIGCVVYAATEIEAPGVVRHLEGTRFSIGEPDLTVSDRCMAFSEAMVAGGLKCPVEPDLRKDIWIKLLGNISFNPISALARATMGQICRHPDTRALVESMMRETLDVAAAVGCRPEISVERRIAGAERVGDHKTSTLQDLEKGKPLELDVLLAAVVELAELAGTPVPTLRAVHALADLLATTSSAPAGSAP; translated from the coding sequence ATATTCTGTCGACTTGACACCCTCGCTCGGTCCTCTCACCGAACGGAGAGCCCCGTGAAAGTCGCAGTTGTCGGTGCCGGAGCCATCGGCGCCTATGTCGGGGCCGCGCTCCACCGCGCAGGCGCCGAGGTCCACCTCATCGCCCGGGGCCCGCACCTCGCGGCCATGCGCCGCGACGGCGTGCGCGTGCTCAGCCCACGCGGTGACTTCACCGCACGTCCCGCAGCGACCGACGACCCATCGGGAGTCGGCCCCGTCGACTACGTGTTCCTCGGGCTGAAGGCCAACTCGTACGCCGCCTCCGGCCCGCTCGTGCACCCGCTGATGCACAAGGACACCGCGGTCATAGCCGCCCAGAACGGCATCCCCTGGTGGTACTTCCACGGCCTGGCGGGCCCCTACACCGGACGGCGCCTCGACAGCGTCGACCCGGCGGGCTCGGTCAGCGCCACCCTCCCGCCCGAACGCGCCATCGGATGCGTCGTCTACGCCGCCACCGAGATCGAGGCTCCGGGCGTCGTGCGCCACCTCGAAGGCACCCGGTTCTCCATCGGCGAACCGGACCTGACGGTGTCGGACCGCTGCATGGCCTTCAGCGAGGCCATGGTCGCGGGCGGGCTCAAGTGCCCCGTGGAGCCCGATCTCCGCAAGGACATCTGGATCAAACTGCTCGGCAACATCTCCTTCAACCCGATCAGCGCGCTGGCCCGCGCCACCATGGGCCAGATCTGCCGCCATCCGGACACCCGGGCGCTCGTGGAGTCGATGATGCGCGAGACCCTCGACGTCGCGGCGGCCGTCGGCTGCCGGCCCGAGATCTCCGTGGAGCGGCGCATCGCCGGCGCCGAGCGTGTCGGCGACCACAAGACCTCCACCCTCCAGGACCTGGAGAAGGGCAAACCCCTCGAACTCGACGTGCTGCTCGCGGCCGTCGTCGAGCTGGCCGAGCTGGCCGGAACGCCCGTACCGACGCTGCGCGCCGTGCACGCGCTCGCGGATCTCCTCGCGACCACCTCCTCCGCCCCAGCAGGGAGCGCACCATGA
- a CDS encoding beta-ketoacyl-ACP synthase III, translated as MTGSRVVALGHYQPAKVLTNQDLAAMVDTSDEWITSRVGIRTRHVGGPDEPVDELAAHAAAKALAAAGLLPADIDMVLVATSTAIDRSPSMSARVAARLGLGSPAVMDINVVCSGFTHALATADHAIRAGAAERVLVIGADKMGDIVDWTDRSTCVLMGDGAGAAVVTADPDAGDRPGIGPVLWGSVPEMGNAVRIEGTPPRFAQEGQSVYRWATTQLPPIARKVCERAGVTPEELAAVVLHQANLRIIEPVARKIGAVNAVIAKDVVDSGNTSAASIPMALSKLVERGEVESGAPVLLFGFGGNLSYAGQVIRCP; from the coding sequence ATGACCGGCTCACGTGTCGTGGCGCTCGGCCACTACCAGCCCGCCAAGGTCCTCACCAACCAGGACCTCGCGGCGATGGTCGACACCAGTGACGAGTGGATCACCAGCCGGGTCGGCATCAGGACCCGGCACGTGGGCGGCCCCGACGAGCCCGTGGACGAGCTGGCCGCGCACGCGGCGGCCAAGGCGCTGGCCGCGGCGGGGCTGCTGCCGGCGGACATCGACATGGTCCTCGTCGCCACCTCCACCGCGATCGACCGTTCGCCGAGCATGTCCGCCCGGGTCGCCGCGCGGCTGGGCCTGGGATCGCCCGCGGTGATGGACATCAACGTGGTCTGCTCCGGCTTCACCCACGCGCTCGCCACCGCCGACCACGCGATCCGGGCCGGCGCCGCCGAACGCGTCCTCGTCATCGGTGCCGACAAGATGGGCGACATCGTCGACTGGACCGACCGCTCCACCTGCGTCCTGATGGGCGACGGCGCGGGGGCCGCGGTCGTGACCGCCGACCCCGACGCGGGTGACCGGCCCGGGATCGGGCCCGTCCTGTGGGGATCCGTGCCGGAGATGGGCAACGCCGTGCGCATCGAGGGCACGCCTCCGCGGTTCGCCCAGGAGGGCCAGTCCGTCTACCGCTGGGCGACCACGCAACTGCCTCCGATCGCCCGCAAGGTCTGCGAGCGCGCCGGGGTGACGCCCGAGGAACTGGCCGCGGTGGTCCTGCACCAGGCCAACCTGAGGATCATCGAGCCCGTCGCCCGGAAGATCGGCGCCGTCAACGCTGTCATCGCCAAGGACGTCGTGGACTCGGGCAACACCTCCGCCGCCTCGATCCCGATGGCCCTGTCCAAACTGGTGGAACGGGGAGAGGTGGAGAGCGGGGCGCCGGTCCTGCTCTTCGGCTTCGGAGGCAATCTCTCGTACGCGGGTCAGGTCATCCGCTGCCCTTGA
- a CDS encoding GntR family transcriptional regulator, giving the protein MLSAGLPQGTVPRLERPGPLRERVYEALLELITTRALRPGQHLVESELAGHLGVSRQPVREALQRLNTEGWVDLRPAQGAFVHEPTEEEADQLLSVRTLLEAEAARLAAAHSGRPGIEALEELCSQGERAVAADDVDLAVATNAAFHAKVMELAGNVVLSELAAQVDRRVRWYYTPVARQRGTQSWIEHRALIAAIADRDEQRATEVMRAHTEHTRQTYHRREQA; this is encoded by the coding sequence ATGTTGTCCGCAGGACTGCCGCAAGGAACGGTGCCGAGGCTGGAACGCCCCGGACCACTGCGCGAGCGCGTCTACGAGGCGCTCCTCGAGCTGATCACCACGCGCGCACTCAGGCCCGGCCAGCACCTCGTGGAGAGCGAACTGGCCGGGCACCTGGGCGTCTCGCGGCAGCCCGTGCGCGAGGCGCTGCAACGGCTTAACACCGAGGGCTGGGTCGATCTGCGTCCCGCGCAGGGGGCGTTCGTCCACGAGCCCACCGAGGAGGAGGCCGACCAGCTCCTCTCGGTGCGTACGCTGCTGGAAGCCGAGGCCGCCAGGCTCGCCGCCGCCCACTCCGGGCGTCCCGGCATCGAGGCCCTGGAGGAGCTCTGCTCCCAGGGCGAGCGCGCCGTCGCCGCCGACGACGTGGACCTCGCCGTCGCCACGAACGCCGCGTTCCACGCGAAGGTCATGGAACTGGCGGGCAACGTCGTCCTGTCCGAGCTCGCGGCGCAGGTGGACCGCCGCGTCCGCTGGTACTACACGCCGGTGGCCCGCCAGCGCGGCACCCAGTCCTGGATCGAGCACCGCGCCCTCATCGCCGCGATCGCCGACCGGGACGAACAGCGGGCGACCGAGGTCATGCGGGCCCACACCGAGCACACCCGGCAGACCTATCACCGCCGCGAGCAGGCCTGA
- a CDS encoding ROK family transcriptional regulator has product MTARPANTHQARLLRLLRDGGPNSRAQLGDQVDLSRSKLAVEVDRLLETGLVVADGLAASRGGRRSHNIRLAPELRFLGVDIGATSVDVAVTNAELEVLGHLNHPMDVREGPVAIFEQVLSMAAKLRASGLAEGFDGAGIGVPGPVRFPEGVPVAPPIMPGWDGFPVREALSQELGCPVMVDNDVNLMAMGEQHAGVARSVADFLCIKIGTGIGCGIVVGGEVYRGTTGSAGDIGHIQVEPDGRACACGNRGCLEAHFSGAALARDAEDAARAGLSAELAARLDSAGRLTAVDVAAAAAAGDPTALDLIREGGNRVGQVIAGLVSFFNPGLVVIGGGVTGLGHNLLASVRTQVYRQSLPLATGNLPIVLGELGPVAGVTGAARLISDHLFSPA; this is encoded by the coding sequence ATGACGGCACGACCCGCGAACACGCACCAGGCGCGGCTGCTCCGGCTGTTGCGGGACGGGGGTCCCAACTCCCGTGCACAGCTGGGTGACCAGGTCGACCTCTCGCGCTCCAAGCTCGCGGTCGAGGTGGACCGGCTCCTGGAGACCGGGCTCGTCGTGGCCGACGGACTCGCCGCCTCGCGCGGCGGACGCCGATCCCACAACATCAGGCTCGCCCCCGAACTGCGCTTCCTCGGGGTCGACATCGGCGCGACGTCCGTGGACGTCGCCGTCACCAACGCGGAGCTGGAGGTCCTCGGACACCTCAACCACCCGATGGACGTACGCGAGGGTCCCGTCGCCATCTTCGAGCAGGTGCTGTCCATGGCCGCCAAGCTCCGGGCCTCCGGGCTCGCCGAGGGGTTCGACGGCGCCGGCATCGGAGTGCCCGGACCGGTCCGCTTCCCCGAAGGTGTGCCGGTCGCACCGCCGATCATGCCGGGCTGGGACGGTTTCCCGGTCCGCGAGGCGCTGAGCCAGGAACTCGGCTGCCCCGTCATGGTCGACAACGACGTGAACCTGATGGCGATGGGGGAGCAGCACGCGGGTGTGGCCCGTTCCGTGGCCGACTTCCTGTGCATCAAGATCGGCACGGGTATCGGCTGCGGCATCGTCGTGGGCGGCGAGGTCTACCGCGGCACGACGGGCAGCGCCGGGGACATCGGCCACATCCAGGTGGAACCCGACGGGCGCGCCTGCGCCTGCGGCAACCGCGGCTGTCTGGAAGCCCACTTCAGCGGCGCGGCCCTGGCCCGTGACGCCGAGGACGCGGCCCGCGCCGGACTGTCCGCCGAGCTGGCGGCCCGTCTGGACTCGGCCGGCAGGCTCACGGCCGTCGACGTGGCGGCCGCCGCCGCGGCGGGCGATCCCACCGCGCTCGACCTGATCCGCGAGGGCGGCAACCGGGTCGGCCAGGTCATCGCGGGACTCGTCAGCTTCTTCAATCCCGGCCTCGTCGTGATCGGCGGCGGGGTGACCGGCCTCGGCCACAACCTCCTGGCCAGCGTCCGCACCCAGGTCTACCGGCAGTCCCTGCCGCTGGCCACCGGCAACCTCCCCATCGTTCTCGGTGAACTGGGGCCCGTGGCCGGGGTGACCGGCGCGGCCAGGCTCATCAGCGACCACCTGTTCTCTCCGGCCTGA
- a CDS encoding sugar ABC transporter ATP-binding protein: MAPEPPLLTMSGITKSFPGVRALDGVDLKVQAGEVHCLLGQNGAGKSTLIKVLAGAHQPDDGAITWSGEPVQLSSPITAMRLGIATIYQELDLVEGLSVAENVFLGHEPTSAGFVVRTREGRTMAAALLKRLGHPEIDPARAVGDLSAAHQQIVSMARALSHDVRLIVMDEPSAALDPDEVDNLFRIVDSLTAEGVAVVYISHRLEEIRRIGDRVTVLKDGRAVAVGLPAKSTPTRDIVAMMTGRNLEYVFPERPAPGTAHTADDPVLKVEGLSREGEFEPVDLELRPGEIVGLAGLVGSGRSEILETVYGARKPSSGRVLVSGTPLRPGSVRAAVAAGIGLAPEERKAQALLLTESVTRNVSVSSLSRFARVGWIDRGEERKAARAATRELSLRPDNPDAAVRTLSGGNQQKAVLARWLLRGCKVLLLDEPTRGVDVGARAELYAVIRRLADEGLAVLLVSSEVPEVLGLADRVLVLREGRVVHTADARELDEHRVLDLVMEGSPTS; encoded by the coding sequence ATGGCACCAGAACCACCCCTGCTCACCATGTCCGGCATCACCAAGTCGTTCCCCGGAGTCCGCGCCCTCGACGGCGTCGACCTCAAGGTCCAGGCCGGCGAAGTCCACTGCCTCCTCGGCCAGAACGGTGCCGGAAAGTCCACCCTGATCAAGGTGCTGGCCGGGGCCCACCAGCCCGACGACGGCGCGATCACCTGGAGCGGTGAGCCGGTCCAGCTCTCCTCGCCGATCACCGCGATGCGCCTGGGCATCGCCACCATCTACCAGGAACTCGACCTGGTCGAGGGGCTGTCGGTCGCCGAGAACGTCTTCCTCGGCCACGAGCCCACCAGCGCCGGCTTCGTCGTCCGCACCCGTGAGGGCCGCACCATGGCGGCCGCGCTCCTGAAGCGGCTCGGGCACCCGGAGATCGACCCGGCCCGCGCGGTCGGCGATCTCTCGGCGGCACACCAGCAGATCGTCTCCATGGCCCGGGCGCTCTCCCACGACGTACGCCTCATCGTGATGGACGAGCCGTCCGCTGCGCTCGACCCCGACGAGGTCGACAACCTCTTCCGCATCGTCGACAGCCTCACCGCCGAAGGCGTGGCCGTCGTGTACATCTCCCACCGGCTGGAGGAGATCCGCCGCATCGGGGACCGCGTGACCGTGCTCAAGGACGGCAGGGCCGTCGCCGTCGGCCTCCCGGCCAAATCCACCCCCACGCGCGACATCGTTGCCATGATGACCGGCCGCAATCTGGAGTACGTCTTCCCCGAGCGGCCTGCGCCCGGCACCGCGCACACTGCCGACGATCCCGTCCTGAAGGTCGAAGGCCTCAGCCGCGAGGGCGAGTTCGAACCGGTGGACCTGGAGCTGCGGCCCGGCGAGATCGTCGGTCTGGCCGGGCTCGTGGGCTCGGGGCGCTCCGAGATCCTGGAGACCGTCTACGGCGCCCGCAAGCCGTCCTCGGGCCGGGTCCTGGTCTCCGGCACGCCGCTGCGGCCCGGCAGCGTACGGGCCGCGGTGGCGGCGGGCATCGGCCTGGCGCCCGAGGAACGCAAGGCCCAGGCCCTGCTGCTGACCGAATCGGTCACCCGCAACGTCTCCGTCTCCTCGCTCTCCCGCTTCGCCCGCGTCGGCTGGATCGACCGGGGCGAGGAGCGCAAGGCGGCGAGGGCGGCGACCCGGGAACTCTCCCTGCGGCCGGACAACCCCGACGCGGCGGTGCGCACCCTGTCGGGCGGCAACCAGCAGAAGGCGGTACTCGCCCGGTGGCTGCTCCGCGGGTGCAAGGTCCTGCTGCTCGACGAACCGACCCGCGGCGTCGACGTCGGCGCTCGCGCCGAGCTCTACGCCGTGATCCGCCGGCTGGCCGACGAAGGCCTCGCCGTTCTGCTCGTCTCCAGCGAAGTGCCCGAAGTGCTGGGCCTCGCCGACCGGGTGCTGGTGCTCCGGGAGGGCCGTGTCGTACACACGGCCGATGCCAGGGAGCTCGACGAGCACCGTGTACTCGACCTCGTCATGGAAGGGAGCCCGACGTCATGA
- a CDS encoding ABC transporter permease, whose amino-acid sequence MTQPAPSAQHHGPEKGAVAGPATAPPSKRGGGLRALGLRADVRNLSLLGVLAVLIAVGGFTEPDAFLDTGNLQLILTQSSVIGVVTVGVTFVIISGGIDLSVGAMVALASVWATTLATQEYGFVGILFTAVVVGLAAGLVNGLLIAYGRLVPFIATLAMLASARGLALLLTDGKTQIVTVQSVLDLGLPKTYVLGIPPLVLIFAAVIVAGWLILNRTTFGRRTVAVGGNAEAARLAGIDVRRQRLYLYLMSGLCCGIAAFMLVILSGSGQNTNGNLYELDAIAAAIIGGTLLSGGRGTIVGSVLGVLVFTTITNIFALNNLQSDVQQIAKGAIIVAAVLVQSRTLRGGET is encoded by the coding sequence ATGACACAGCCCGCACCGTCGGCGCAGCACCACGGGCCGGAGAAGGGGGCCGTCGCCGGTCCCGCGACCGCGCCGCCCTCGAAGCGGGGCGGTGGCCTGCGCGCACTCGGCCTGCGCGCCGATGTCCGGAACCTGTCACTGCTCGGCGTCCTCGCCGTACTCATCGCCGTCGGCGGTTTCACCGAACCGGACGCGTTCCTGGACACCGGGAACCTCCAGCTGATCCTGACGCAGTCGTCCGTCATCGGGGTCGTCACCGTCGGCGTCACCTTCGTGATCATCAGTGGGGGCATCGACCTGTCGGTCGGCGCGATGGTGGCCCTCGCCTCCGTCTGGGCGACGACACTCGCCACCCAGGAGTACGGCTTCGTCGGCATCCTGTTCACAGCCGTGGTCGTCGGACTAGCCGCCGGTCTGGTCAACGGACTGCTGATCGCCTACGGTCGCCTGGTCCCGTTCATCGCGACGCTCGCCATGCTCGCCTCGGCGCGCGGCCTGGCCCTGCTGCTCACCGATGGCAAGACGCAGATCGTCACCGTCCAGTCGGTGCTGGACCTGGGGCTTCCCAAAACCTACGTCCTGGGTATCCCGCCCCTGGTCCTCATCTTCGCCGCGGTGATCGTGGCGGGCTGGCTGATCCTGAACCGGACGACGTTCGGACGCCGCACGGTCGCCGTCGGCGGCAACGCGGAAGCGGCACGGCTCGCCGGCATCGACGTACGCCGCCAGCGCCTCTACCTCTACCTGATGTCCGGCCTGTGCTGCGGCATCGCCGCATTCATGCTGGTGATCCTGTCCGGATCGGGCCAGAACACCAACGGCAATCTCTACGAGCTCGACGCCATCGCCGCCGCGATCATCGGCGGCACCCTCCTGAGCGGCGGCCGGGGCACCATCGTCGGATCGGTGCTCGGGGTCCTGGTGTTCACCACGATCACCAACATCTTCGCGCTCAACAACCTGCAGAGCGACGTCCAGCAGATCGCCAAGGGCGCCATCATCGTCGCCGCCGTCCTCGTCCAGAGCCGGACCCTGCGCGGCGGCGAGACCTGA